The segment ATATTCAAGAAGGCCGCCGAAGCCTATGATGTTCTGAGTGATTCCGAAAAGAGAAAGCGATATGACCTTTACGGAATTGAAGGTCTGAAGGGTACAGAAACACGGGGATACAACACCTTTGAAGATATTTTTGACGCCTTTGGCGATATATTTGGCGGGGGAAGTATTTTTGAAGACTTCTTTGGAGGCGGGAAGGGCCGCGGGAGAGCCTACCGGCGAGGGGCAAGCCTGAAGTGTGATATTGAGATTGACTTTAAGGAGGTTGCTACAGGGGTAGAAAAAAAGATTGAACTTACGAAAAAAGAAGCATGTGATACATGCCGCGGTACCGGTGCACGTGAAGGGACCTCCCCGGTAATTTGTCCGTATTGCAGGGGTAAAGGAGAGGTGCAGCAATCGCAGGGTTTCTTTACTTTACGCACTACCTGTCCGAAATGCCGCGGAAATGGTAAAATTATAGAATCACCTTGCAAAAAATGTGGTGGTTCCGGCCGCTATCCAAAAAAATCAGTCATCTCGATACAAATTCCGGCAGGTGTTGAAGACGGAACACGGCTAAGATTATCGGGTCAGGGTGAACCGGGTGATAACGGAGCTCCTCCGGGGGACTTGTATTGTGACATACACGTCAAAGCGCATCCCATTTTTAAAAGACAGGGTGATGATGTAATCTGTGAAGTGCCGATTACTTTTGCACAGGCAGCCCTGGGTTGTACTATTGAAGTCCCCACGCTTACCGGTAATATTATCCA is part of the Candidatus Jettenia sp. AMX2 genome and harbors:
- the dnaJ gene encoding molecular chaperone DnaJ; this translates as MQEDYYQVLGVDKSATAEDIKKAYRKMALKYHPDRNPNNKEAENIFKKAAEAYDVLSDSEKRKRYDLYGIEGLKGTETRGYNTFEDIFDAFGDIFGGGSIFEDFFGGGKGRGRAYRRGASLKCDIEIDFKEVATGVEKKIELTKKEACDTCRGTGAREGTSPVICPYCRGKGEVQQSQGFFTLRTTCPKCRGNGKIIESPCKKCGGSGRYPKKSVISIQIPAGVEDGTRLRLSGQGEPGDNGAPPGDLYCDIHVKAHPIFKRQGDDVICEVPITFAQAALGCTIEVPTLTGNIIQVKIPKGTQNNEIIPIRGEGFPNVHGYGKGNLLVQVSVEVPVKMTARQEDLLREFAEIEKKNVSPRQKKFFEKMGNSFK